The DNA region AAAATCTGAAAGATTaaccagctgtgttagtcagtcaaagggttgctgatacaaaataccagaaatctgttggcttttataaagggtatttatttggggtagaagcttacagttaacaggccatGAAGtgtaacttacttccctcaccaaagtctgttgccatgtgttggagcaagatggctgttgacatcagcaagggttcagccttcctcttcctcttaaggctctgtggtcccagctccttccaatatcagctgtaggctgtgtTAAGGCTTGTCTctgtctcccagggcttgtttgtCTCttggctcagttgctctgttctctctacaaggtcagctgtaggctaccAGACTCTCtcttggggcctctgccgtgtctatggcactgtctctgttcctctgtgttcttctactgtgtgtttacttcccgggattccagcatccaaaactacaactaactcctctgccgtgcagttttctctgtgagtacctGCCCAACAAGGGGGTGCAGACTCAATgtcctgctgatgtggcccaatcaaagccctaatcataatttaatcaagtaaaagtgaaacctctgaagataatataatctaatatgtccagaggaacagaccagttcacaaacataatccgatatctatttttggaattcataaataataccaaactactacacCAGACAATTATCCATGGTCATGTTAGAAAGACAGGAAGGAATGTACAGAGGGCTTTGTATGTGGTTCTTTCTGTGCTATCACCCTTACATAAATTATCTTATTAATTCCTTATAACATTCTTAAAAGATATAAATTAtacccatttttataaaataacatcCTAAAAATCATAAGTATAACTATATTTCTCAAGTTGCATAACAGAAGAGGTGATGTTTTCTGGATAAAAAGACCAGgctaacaatgcttcaatatgtgttcatcaattgtaacaaatataccacactaatgaaggatgtcattaatgtgggaaagtgtcggaggggtagggagtggggcatatgggaattctctatattttttatgtggcatttatgtattctaaagtatttaaaaaataaaaattaaaaaaagtatgaaaaaaaagaCCAGCCTAAGCAAAGTTGCAGAGGTGGTCAGGAGTGAAGTAGTAAAGTGACTGGCCTGACTAGAGCTGAGAGTTTTGTTGGAAAGCAGTGGAAAACAAATATAGTAGGGCTTGTGGGGTAATATTATGAAGATTGTTGAATGCCAGACGAAGGAATTTAGATATATTGACTCTGGGAGCAGAAAGAATTGTGCATGTGGGGGGGTGATGGGAGTGAAGATGGGAAATGTATCTTTATACACTTCTGCATTGATTGAATTTGTTATGACAACCACATATTATTCTTGTAAGTGAAAAATTGAGATAAAATatgttcaacaaacatttttgaACTCTTACTGTATGCTGGGTGTTGTACTACTGTTGTTCCAGTCATGCAAAGAGCATCAAGAACATACCTGTAGTAGAACATGGCTGAAATTGGGTTTATTGGCTTGTTGCAATGAGGAAGAACTTATGCCGTGAGGAACTGTGGGGCATCTCTTTAGGAGGGTGATAGACAGGATTATATGACTCGGACTTTTATTGGTGGTTTTGGGGAGAGTTTAAGGAAGTGGGGATTTTCTCTGGATTATGTCAGAAAGTATAAAAAATTCTGTGATGGAGTATCAATTTTTATCTAGAAGGCAAGAAGAATAAAGTTGATGAAGCAGCAGTCACTTATACTGGCTAAAGAAGGGGAAAGTTTAATCATTTTTGGGGAATTTGGATAGTATATTTGTTTATGTCTGGGCTCAGATGTGGTTATGGAGtggacttgtttttgttttgcttcatgATGGTCACAGAATGGCTTTGTCTGATGTTGGTGTTCTGTGAAATTATGTTAATTAGAGAATACTGGTCTAGCTTAAACAAATTTAGCATGTATCAAAGTTTTATTTCAAACTCACCATGTGGAAAATATACCTTTAAGAAAATCTGTTCAAAGAATTCTTTCTGGttgagacattttttttttccgttATTTAAACAGAAATAAAGTATAATTAGATAAGATTGTTAGATTGGCTCAAGAAAGGAGTGTCTGTTAAAAGTTATAGAGTTATAATAGTTATTGTGTCTAAGTATTTTGTAAAGGATTTTAGATTTGTCCTCAAACTGATGGTAAATCATGCAGGAAAGTCTGGCTTCTGTCATAGAGCAATCACATTTTATcattccaaaaaggaaaaattccactgGGTGGTGAAGACCAGTGAATTAAAGATTAAATAGATTAGTATAGGAAAGGTATTTAAAGCTAGGCACACTTTCAGATAAAGTACCTCTGACTCCTTAGAGTGAGGACTAAAAGACATGGAAAGAACTGATACATTTCTACCTGTACTTCATTAGAACATGGAAGTATGGCACATCTCTGGCTCATGAATTTTGACTAATCCTTATTCTACATAGGAATTTTCTTAGGGCAAGTTTCATGTCCTTATTACGAAGACTATAAATAAGGGGATTAAAGAGAGGAATCATTACTGAATATACCAATGTGAGGCATTTCTGCATCAAAGTTGAAATTCCATATGTAGGACTCACATACATTACCATGACTGTCCCATAGAAAAGAGACACCATAGTTAAATGAGAACCACAGGTGGAAAAGGCCTTTTGCCGGCCAGCTGCGGAAGGGACCTGAAAAACAGCTTTAAGCAGCAGGCTGTAAGATCGAAGAATGTACATAATAGTGAAAAATAGGACAAGGGAACTCTGAGTATAGAAAATAAATTCAGTAATAGGGGCTGGGGCACAAGACAGAGCCATCAGAGGGTCCATGTCACACAAGAAGTGATCAATGATATTGGGACCACAGAAAGGAAGTTGGGAGATGAAGAAAATGGGGATTGGATAGCCAAGGAATCCAGTGAGCCAGCAGAGAGACACCAGTGTGCCACAGAGCTGTTCCGTCATGATGGTGGGGTAGTGCAGTGGGTGGCAGATGGCCAGGTACCTATCATATGCCATTACTGCCAGGAAGAGACATTCTGTGGTACCCAgggaaaagaataaatagaacTGGAGGAAGCAACCATAAAATGAAATGGCTTTGGTTTTGGAGAGAATGTTGGATAGCATGTTGGGAACAGTGGAGGAAACATACCAGATCTCAAGGAAGGCAAAATTTCCCAGTAGAAAGTACATAGGGGTGTGGAGTTGTGGATCCCATCTTACTGCACAGATGATGGCTCCATTCCCTAGCAGAGTGAGGACATAAACCACCAGAAATAAGGAGAAGAGGAAAATCTGTATCTTCCAGCAACCAGGGAATCCCAGGAGAACAAACTCAGTCACAATCGGTGTTGCTGACCTGTTCATGTGAGTTAAACCTATGAAGGAGAGAGATATGAATGTAACTCAAGCTGCTTTGCTTCCTACATCTTTTAAGAACTTTATTGAGAAGAAAACTTGAATTATGcaggaaaatacataaaattgttTAGAGACCATTTGGGAACAAATCTTACCTTATATGAATTGACTCtaaatttcaatattattttgacaGAATCCAATGCAGCTAGAATTTTTCACACCAACAGTGTAACCAGAAAACTTTTAGTTGGGGTAATCCTTTGGCAACAGAACAGTATTAGTTGGCTGATGCATGGAGATAAAACTCACACCAGCACATTGGCTTTTCAGAATAGTTTAACCAGCTGAATTAATTGTCACAGATAACACTATATCCAAGAATCAGGGCTCttcttaaaatttcctttaaagattaaaaaaatctcATTCTGATTAGTTGAGTGGCACCTGGAAAACCCAGCATATCAAATATTTTTGCTCTAAATAAGGCAAGTGAGAatattaatttctaatatctctatttgcaaatgtttattttcaagTGCCTTTTATGTACTA from Dasypus novemcinctus isolate mDasNov1 chromosome 3, mDasNov1.1.hap2, whole genome shotgun sequence includes:
- the LOC101415752 gene encoding olfactory receptor 11H4, whose product is MNRSATPIVTEFVLLGFPGCWKIQIFLFSLFLVVYVLTLLGNGAIICAVRWDPQLHTPMYFLLGNFAFLEIWYVSSTVPNMLSNILSKTKAISFYGCFLQFYLFFSLGTTECLFLAVMAYDRYLAICHPLHYPTIMTEQLCGTLVSLCWLTGFLGYPIPIFFISQLPFCGPNIIDHFLCDMDPLMALSCAPAPITEFIFYTQSSLVLFFTIMYILRSYSLLLKAVFQVPSAAGRQKAFSTCGSHLTMVSLFYGTVMVMYVSPTYGISTLMQKCLTLVYSVMIPLFNPLIYSLRNKDMKLALRKFLCRIRISQNS